The Streptomyces achromogenes genome window below encodes:
- a CDS encoding 3-oxoacyl-ACP synthase codes for MTSNGTPDRAPDGTPDGIWLAPAEWLPPTAEKTVDALAAGRVTAEEADAMGYGQLPVSPDLSAPRMAVRAARLALTRAGVPAGDLSAVLHAWTYYQGHDFWSPAHYVAAGAGALKAVPTGVQQMCNGSAAALRAAVHQLVARPGDGPLLVTTADRFAPPGFDRWGGDYGVWYGDGATAAVVGTGAAPRGTLALRALCTRAAPELESAHRDTDGFHPAPHTRGAVVDVRRTKKAFLAEQGKPRFLGRLRRETTAVLAAALAEAGVGSGGERLSVVLLPRLGRATARDVYGPAVAEVTDAPTADLGEYTGHLGAGDLLSNLAALASDSGPHRLERGAYAAVLSAGAGFTWSAAVVRRT; via the coding sequence CCGCGCCCCCGACGGCACACCCGACGGCATCTGGCTCGCGCCCGCCGAGTGGCTGCCGCCCACCGCGGAGAAGACGGTGGACGCGCTGGCCGCCGGCCGGGTCACCGCCGAGGAGGCGGACGCCATGGGGTACGGGCAACTGCCCGTCTCCCCCGACCTGTCCGCCCCCCGCATGGCGGTGCGCGCCGCCCGGCTCGCCCTGACCCGGGCCGGTGTCCCCGCCGGGGACCTCTCCGCCGTTCTGCACGCCTGGACGTACTACCAGGGCCACGACTTCTGGTCTCCGGCCCACTACGTGGCCGCCGGGGCCGGCGCGCTGAAGGCCGTCCCGACCGGCGTCCAGCAGATGTGCAACGGCTCGGCCGCCGCCCTGCGCGCCGCGGTGCACCAGCTCGTGGCGCGGCCCGGCGACGGTCCGCTCCTGGTGACCACCGCCGACCGCTTCGCACCGCCGGGCTTCGACCGGTGGGGCGGCGACTACGGCGTCTGGTACGGCGACGGCGCCACCGCGGCCGTGGTCGGCACCGGGGCCGCCCCGAGGGGAACGCTCGCCCTGCGCGCCCTGTGCACGCGGGCGGCGCCGGAGCTGGAGAGCGCCCACCGGGACACCGACGGCTTCCACCCGGCGCCGCACACCCGCGGTGCGGTCGTGGACGTCCGCCGGACCAAGAAGGCGTTTCTCGCCGAACAGGGCAAGCCGCGCTTCCTCGGCCGGCTGCGCCGGGAGACGACGGCCGTCCTGGCCGCCGCGCTGGCCGAGGCGGGCGTCGGCTCCGGCGGGGAGCGGCTGAGCGTCGTGCTGCTGCCGCGGCTCGGCCGGGCCACGGCACGGGACGTGTACGGCCCCGCCGTCGCCGAGGTCACCGACGCGCCGACCGCCGACCTGGGCGAGTACACCGGCCACCTGGGCGCCGGCGACCTGCTGTCGAACCTGGCCGCCCTGGCCTCGGACAGCGGCCCGCACCGCCTCGAACGCGGCGCGTACGCGGCCGTGCTGAGCGCGGGCGCCGGGTTCACGTGGAGCGCCGCCGTGGTGCGGCGGACCTGA